ATTGCCATGGCTTGCCGGACTCCTGGAGAAATGCCTAGAACCAGAATCATCATTGGTTCTCTCTGTTTCATTAGAAGAACGTGTATCATTATCTACCTTCAAAACTTTACTGGGACTAGTGAGTGCTTGGAACCCAGTTTTCCTCCTCCTCAATATGGAAGGAGTATTTGGAAAAGTATTGGCAGCCCTTTTCAAAATTGATTCAGGTGTCTCAGTGCATAATTCATCACCCTTTACACGAGGTGGGGTGAAGAAACCAAGAGGTGACAAAGTTGGACTCGAACAAAACTCATTCTGCTGGcagatataatttaaataaagagaATCTATGGGAACTGAACCATGTAACTGTGGTGGCTCATAACACAGAGAACCACAGGTTGGACTTTCTTGCAAAGATGTTCCAATTAACCTCGTAGTGCTCATGTTACCATTGTTTGTACAATGCTCAAAAGTTGAGTTTCCATTGAGTCCAGAATTGTCAGGTCTTGGCCCATAAGTTATTGCCCAATTAGCTTTTGACACTTGTTCTGAGTTGCTACAGCTAAGATCGATGTTGGAAGATCCAGGCTTGCATTCTACACAGTCAGAATCGGCAGATTCATTTGCAGGAACACTTGAAGAATCACCAACTTCTCTAACTGTTACCGAGGACTCAAATTGATTCCTGCCACTGTCATCTAGCTTGCTAATGGCTGTAGTTTCAGATGATGTTTCAACAGCTgcatttaattctttatttgaaTAAACAAGTATTGATTTACTAGCAGAACGTCTAATTGTATCTTTAACAGTAACTTGTGGACTATTCTTGGGAATTGGTGGAAGTCTTCCTGTAGctaaataaaaatctaactttttctttaaagaaCTATTCCAATGATTCTTTATTGCATTATCAGTCctgcaaaagaaaaatcacaGGCAAATATTAGCATGCGTCGCAATAAATCAAATGGCATGCCATTCCATCACAAAATTTATCTTCTACCTGGACGTCTAAAATCAACATCGAGTGCCATCCCTCTTACATAACTTATATATTCACTGAAGTATCTTTTGTCATTCTTTTTTGCAGGGATTTACTCtaaatatgttttgaaaaaaaaaaattaacagctTAGTCAACTCCTTAAAAGGTGGACAAATCTTCAGAACTTTATGTTCCGGATTAGGTAGCTTTGTtgcatctattttattttatttttattctttgtttcttgtttgtcttacattagaaaaatataggaatatttcccagtaatattttcttatcttaatgaatttctacttttattttaaaaagtataacaATATATCCTTTCAAGATATTAATACTGAAATACATCCAGAATACCACCACCAGAAAAACAAAGCTGCTTTGGACACTAGCCCAGGTGATACTTCACCATTCGAATAACTCAAAGATTACATTCCATGACTTTTTCTATGACCATTGACCTCAATTTCCTTTATAACAACTACCGAATTGAAAGAAAACAGACCTTCCATGAAGGACCTTAGCTATTTCAGCCCATTTGTTCCCATGTATGCGATGAGCATTCATCAGGGCTAATTCCTCCTCCAAAGTCCAGGCATCCTTCTTTATCTCAGGGTTAAGATGATTGTGCCACCTGAAAacagtttaaaagaaaaaaccagTATAATCTGAGTAGTCCATCTTAAAAGCCAGTCTTTGTATTCATATTGTCAGTCTAAACAAAAGGACATTCACATGAAATTAAGATCTTCAAAAGTTGTAGTATGCAAGAAACAAAtctaaaatttacatttaatgaTATAGAGGGAAacatttatttatcaaaaaaacattcaaaagatacaaaaactTGCACATGATCTTCAGCTAACTTACCGCTCTCGACATTGTTTGCCTATTCGACCAGGTAAAGACTGGGCTATCAAAGACCATTTTGTTGGCCCATATTTTGTCACCAATTCAACAATTTTATCATCCTCCTGTAAACCAAGAGGActtattaattgaataaaattgtaggaaaatttataaagaaGGAAAGGACAAAGTTTCCACCTCTTGTGTCCAAGGTCCTTTAACAAGTTCTGGATTAAGAACTTTTTGCCATCTATGCAAACACTGGACTTCTGATCTATCAGGAAAAAACTCAGCTGCATTCCACATTTTAAATATGTCACCAAAATGAGCATAGTGTTTTCATGAAACCCACATGACCAAATTCCTAGGTTTATATATATGACAATAGTCCATCACAgaacaaaaaatgaatatattgaAAGATCCAAAAACAAGTTTGAAAGGTTTAGTTGTTTCATTCTAACTTTTTGAGCTCTAAAGAAGTGAAAAACATCGGGAATCCATGTTGCTTGAATTTGTTTCATTTCTTCATATGCATAATCAATCTTTGAGTGTGTTTCATTTCTTCTAACATAACCAAGACAAGAGAAACTTGATATTAGAGCCCTAAGATCTGTTTTATTGGGTATTCTTCCACTTAGAAAGGACCTGAGAAAATCTACAGTGACAATAAATCAGTAATCAACATAGCTCATAACACTGTCAAGCATGATAGACTAAGAACGTTGAAGTAAATAGGCATCTTAGCTAGGAAAAACTTGATATTGGCTTAACAATTACTCTACATGTAACCCACTCAAGAACAGCTTGCACAAATCTCATGAAGGTTGAGCAGCTCCACATTTGACAGAATTGTAACCAAGATGGGAATGAAGAATACATATTCACTATCTTGCTCAGGACCGTAAGAATCTGTATGCTGtttaaagaatataatatatatatatatacatatattatatatatatataatatatatatatatatatatgcatgtatgtatgcaCTTTGTTATTGTATAACTAGTTTTTAATATGCAATTAGTTAGTAACCGGTATAAGTGCCAAAGAAATATGTATCCCATCCTAATTTTCAAGCCTAACTAAAATTATCCTCAAGAGTTGTGCCTAagttgaataattatttttttttcagcatTCTCTTGCTTCACTCTGCTATAACAATAAAAGCATCAATACTAATAacataatttgaatataaacaaGTTTCATTGTGTAACGTTTCATGTTCCTAACGCCAGCTCAATCTATCCCAACACAGATGATGGATGGACCTGCTTTACATATTGAAAACACTGACACAGAACTTTGCAAAACAATATATTATCACGATTCTAGTTCATGCTAGTTAAATTAGTTTGGAGATCCAAATCCTAActtttcattcatatatatTGGTTACGTTCAAATACTCACTCCAGTACCAATCAGCATGCATTGCAGTTATAACAAGTTATGTCAGAACTCTACCTACagtaaatattaacaaatacCTATTTTCTTCCAACTTTTTCCCTTAAAAACTGCCACAGCATTCCTTAATGTTTCATCCTGTATcatgttaaatagaatattaagaaaaataataataattatgatgaTTAATTTCTATAAGACGAGCAATAATTGAAAAGATAGGCATAACAGTTTTGAACTACACTTGCACAAATAAAACCAACTGAACTGAATTCACTATTTAATCAGCTTGCTAACAACCaaatatttaaccaaaaaattgataattaaacaAGCACGGCTGTCTCCAATGAGTAAAAACTAACCTCCTGTGCTGTCCAACCACCCTTAGCACGCCTGATAGGACCAGTTGTCCTCCTGTGCCAAAAACATTCATGTAACGAAAGTCAATGCATATAGATCACAGCAAGGATCAAAGTGGAGAAAATTTTCCACAGTATGAAGGGACAGTCACTCCACATAGATATGCAGCAAAGAACACTACCATCAAGGTAGAGCTTAATGATCACAGTTCATGACTGTTACTGCAATGAAAAAGTAAACAACTTAACGGATGTTACCGATGGGAAGGTGATGTGGATGCAGGGCTACATATCCCTGGAGACTTGTGAATTGCACTGCCACTGCCTTCAGATACAGAGGAGCAGGAAGCAGCAGTGGACTGCTTATTCTCCTGGCAACACTCCTCCGATTTCACCACCTCAGCCATATGCTTCAAGAGCTCAAAATCCTAACAAAaaaaccatagcatacatcCTTAGAAGAAAATtcgttaaaaaagaaaaagcaaagcACAAATTCTCAGAACAACCCCACCATACGCCAACCGTCAAAACATCCTAAAAACCCAGctcaaattgaattttttctAAACTTTCACAGTGAAACACAAATATAAACAGAACCCAGATCTTAAAATCTATCATCAGATCAAAACCTTCAACACCCCTTCCCAAAAAATATCTCCCATGAAACATGGTAACGCCCCACCCAAACAAAATCTATTCGGAGGAGTCCTTTGTAGCAAAAGAAAACTGAAAGACTTCGATCAAATCAATAGAAGGAAATTAACATCCGAATTTTGcagagtaaataaaaaaaaacggAAACAGATAAGAAATAACAATAaatcgagaaaaaaaaaacaaaaaagaatcgTGACTTTTCCTAACAGTGAAGTACCTATGCTTGCAGAGAAGTGGCGGGAATCGAAGTGAAGCTCATAGAAGAGAGACCACGATGGCTTCTctccctttctttctctcttctctgAGCTAAGGTTTCGAAAAATCCTCGAACGTTGAAACAatggaaattaaaatttagttttaaaatataaaaacggagtttttatttatttattacttactTCGTAAATGTGAGTATGTGTAACGAATATATacataagaataataattaaaatttagttttaaaatataaaaactgaatttatatttatttattacttactTTGTGAATGTGAGTATGTGTAAGGAATATATacataagaataataataatatgattataaataaataatagtatatCATAATAAATGTTTGAGCACCGACGTGAAGTTGCCGTGAACTACCGTTACTTGTGCATAATGTGGTTTCAGAGTTGTCAGTTAACGGCTGGTTTTGAACGTTACTTAGGGAAACAAAAGTTTGAAACTCAAACGGCACTTAAGGCGGCGATAAAGGTCGAACAAGTTTAGAAACCAGATTTGTGTCTTGGTGATTTTGAACCGTAGGATGAGAGGGAGGGGTGGAGATTTGAGGTTTGAGAAGGAAACGTTCTACCTGATCGGAAGGTTAAAACAATGTattaattattagtaactaatacaataattaattaggTTGGGATGACACAGCAACGGCTAAAAGCAAGGGGTTATTATATTAATGTGTCATTTATGCAatactttatataataataccttttatttctatcttatttttaacaaattgtattatattttgcATACTTTATTCTacatatttatgtttaatatgAGAAATAACTTTTATACTAACTAGCGAAAACACAGGCGCTTCCGTGCCTGTGtgtttgctttttttttattatgtagctatatatataatattaagaataataaatgaCAATTTATGATGAGTATACTACATAGATTGGTTGAATAAGAAAACAGTAAATTACTAATTCGTAAGATTGCATATgaactaatatttaatacatttgatCAAGATTTGAGTTAATGAGCTATATGTGATGGAGTCAATGGTAGTtgtctataaatatacaaactACTTTAGTAGgtgtctataaatatacattcgttaaaaaactgaaatatatatttactacatacatgatgtagaaaaaaattagtaaatgaaAGTATCATACATTTACATCCTTAACCATTTCTTTAATTGGGAGGCCAAATAAAGATTGATGTCTAAGACCCATATACAGCTGCTACTTAAGATGTAGTTGGAAGATTATACTATGATTGATTCGCAGGACGCTCTTTAATGAATAAAGAACATATCTGAATATTTGGTTATTAAGTAAGTTGTCATCGTTTCCACTGCGATAGAGGAATTTTCCCGGACTTGTCCAGAATATCTTGGTTGATTACTTTTCCAccataataaattgaaaaaggataggaaaaaaaaatgaaacaataaaaaaacatgaaaagtgAATAATCATAAATTGGACAATTGGGTATTCAATAAAGATTTAATAGAGATAATCATAAATGAAAAGGAACAATGGAAAATACCTTTTTTGTTTTGTCCAATAAAGATAAATAGCATCAACAAAGTGAGTGTGAAAGCAAAGCCAATAAGCAAGGTAAGACAACTTCATGAAACGAACAGTAATGAAATGATGTTGTTGCAGAGAAAAACAAACGGTAGAATAACagttacatgttaaattattttaaaaagacgaaagaataaccattaataaataaagatgaagagaagaagcaaagacatccgattttataaaaatcttgtaaaagtaacggtcaatttttaaaaatttaataaattattatatttaaagggtaaaatgggtattttgaaatgtggacacaaaaaggggaatcccctttatatattgttatagattataacAATTAAAGACCTATATTGATATGCACTATTTATTACGAGGTTTAATTTGGAGACAATAATTCACTCATTTTCCATGCATGTGACTatttatgatgaaaaaaaaattacttaaactggaagtattatcattaaaatattcactattTATTAGTGAAAGTCACCTTTCACaagcataaattaaatattataagttttggGACATTGTAAAATTAGTCATAccatgaaaattatttattaggaAAGTTTATCAAGAAAAGATGACACGAAATTATATTAGTCAACATTTAAACcatttaacttaatttcttgtataaatttaaatttatattttattaatcaaaattaacaaACTAAATTAAAGTTAGATTAATGGAAACATGATGTTACGCATGTGTTcactttaatataataataaaacataataaagttataattataaaaataaatataataataaaaaattgtttttttatttattttatacatgattttttaattatagataattattttaattttaaaaaatattaaattttaaagaaaatgatcaaataaaaaattacttaaaaaataaaattagtaaattaattattttaatttaaaatacaggataaaattgtaaatgaaatatgaacaccaaaaaaaattatctaaactATAGATAATTAATTTGGTCTTTTAAGGGACTATTTATTTGATTACATCAAAATCTAAGAACTGGCTTATTGATATGTTATTGGGAATTTGAGTTCATGGATggtaaaacataaataaaaggaGAATTTTACTAAATCAGTCAAGtttttcttgataaaaataAGGTTCACAAAATgttattattagaaattttgTATACAAAAAATCTAAGAACcaatctcttttatttttgaaatgtgcgacttaatcttataaaagtcattttatgACCATGTTTTTAAGGCAAAGTATATACGATTTTTACTgacttataaattttttactgacaattaattttaaaatagcatttttaataaaatattatctctcggtcattttatttttatctctaaagtttaaatttaagtaGAAGCTAACTAGAActaatttaaccattttaatgGCTGAATCCATAAAGCTGACATTTTAATAAGACTAGATAAGTTTGATTAATAAATGAATGGATAAATTATATcagaacataaataaaataaaaatatataaattatgttgaaaataaaaaatagagtcAACCATACTAAATATACTGtgctgataaaagaaaatactaaatatAGTTTGATTAATAAATGAATGGATAAATTATATcagaacataaataaaataaaaatatataaattatgttgaaaataaaaaatagagtcAACCATACTAAATATACTGtgctgataaaagaaaatactaaatatGATGTGTTATTGACACTTGTatctaaaatatcaaaaattaaaatattgaaattgaaaccTTTTTGACTAAAATTAGGTATCCTACAATTTACTAAATTTTACGATTAATTCCTAAAATCACTTATTAAAGTAATAGAGTATACAAATTTGTgaatttatctataaatttttatgttttttcttataacatatttatttactattcttatatttattacataatgaaaaaacaaatatcatCATTAATTAAAAACCTTATAAGTTATCTCTCAAATCATCATAGTTATTTTGGATTTAATCATATGTTTGACTATTAATAAGTCTTCTTTGTATGAAATAGTAttctcactacaagaaaatttctATTTTGCTAGAGAAATTAGCGAGGGAAAATATTTGTAGCTAATTCCTCGCTAATTTGTGAGAAAAAagtgaaagaataaaattatagcAAGTTTGTAGCAAAATAGCTACAGATTAGCcagaatatatatttgtaactaaTCTCTCACTAATTTGCGAGAAAATGGCGAAGGAAATAATTTGTAGCTTTTTCGTAGtaaaataactacaaatttaCTAGAACATATATTTGTAGCTAAGATGTAGCTAATTTGCGATGAAATAGCGAATGAATTAAATTGTAGCTGGTTCGTAGCAAAATTGTtacaaatttactaaaaaaatatatttatagctaatccttctcaattaaaatatactatgattatttttaattttaatataaatatatattttttaatttaaattttttgaaattatttttagtttagatattttaaaattatttttaatttaaatattttaaaattatttttttaaatataatggtatatattgaaatataaactataaatataaatattaataaattaattaaaatatataataaaataagataggagattaaatatacaaatttcaattttactaaaagaattaaaagtttaaaataaatataaattactttatatttattatattactttaataaaatattattaacattataagaaattaattaaatataaacttatcgagaaactaattataattagttatttactatatcatttgttatttttcatgaaaaaagtattttttaccagtttttaaatataattatatatattgaaatataaatgataaatataaatattaataatttaattataatataatatattatatacttttaaaaaatattaaattattgattatttagtgttatgttatatttttaattttaatatcgttattgtaaaacataatttaaaatttatttgtgtttcttaagtaaaagtttaatttattttcagtaCCTCCGTATCcaatataattttcaaagtattttcaTAAAAACTCTTTCTCTTTCATAAAAGCTTTCAGTACTTTCCTTCTGCaaccttttttctctttctctttaaGTTTTTCCTCGCTGCTTGAATTTGTTCATCTTCTTTTCGTAGCATCACCTTCGTATGGGGAAATCTAAGAAGAAATTTCCTCGCTGATTGAAGAAAATGTAGAATTTGTTTCGTTTATCTCCATCTCATACTGTTCACTGTGGGTTCTATCTCTTACCACCGTTCGATCATCTCCGTCTCACTGTTGTTCGCTGTTGTTCTTCCTCTCACCATCGTTCGAGTAGTTGCATCTATTGTTTGCTCCTATAATCGGTAATTTACTCTTCTATTTGCTTTTCAATCTTCAATATTCCATCACTCATGACAATAATTTTCGTTTAAGAGCTCATGGGGTCGTTCAAATGAGAAAGTTGTTAATGATTATTTTCAAGATGATGGATCAATGGGAATGACAAATATTGTTTTGGATGACGAGGAAATACAATTGTTTGATGATAATGCCCCAATGGAAGAGGTAAACATGGATGATGTTCATTATCCGATACACAATGTGCataatgatcaatttttcaATGATAATGATGAGCTTCTGGATGAAGATATAGAGTTAAATGATTTAGACGAGGAGTTGGATGATTCAAATAATGATTTAGATAACTCAGATGATGAGTGGCTATGAATGAATCTACGTAAGTTTATTTAATAGT
This region of Vigna unguiculata cultivar IT97K-499-35 chromosome 5, ASM411807v1, whole genome shotgun sequence genomic DNA includes:
- the LOC114185334 gene encoding transcription factor MYB3R-3-like gives rise to the protein MAEVVKSEECCQENKQSTAASCSSVSEGSGSAIHKSPGICSPASTSPSHRRTTGPIRRAKGGWTAQEDETLRNAVAVFKGKSWKKIAEFFPDRSEVQCLHRWQKVLNPELVKGPWTQEEDDKIVELVTKYGPTKWSLIAQSLPGRIGKQCRERWHNHLNPEIKKDAWTLEEELALMNAHRIHGNKWAEIAKVLHGRTDNAIKNHWNSSLKKKLDFYLATGRLPPIPKNSPQVTVKDTIRRSASKSILVYSNKELNAAVETSSETTAISKLDDSGRNQFESSVTVREVGDSSSVPANESADSDCVECKPGSSNIDLSCSNSEQVSKANWAITYGPRPDNSGLNGNSTFEHCTNNGNMSTTRLIGTSLQESPTCGSLCYEPPQLHGSVPIDSLYLNYICQQNEFCSSPTLSPLGFFTPPRVKGDELCTETPESILKRAANTFPNTPSILRRRKTGFQALTSPSKVLKVDNDTRSSNETERTNDDSGSRHFSRSPASHGNVIDIPSNKTFNASPPYRLRSKRTGIVKSVEKQLEFAFDKEKNDDKRSNVMTEDCLHEKKLVAT